Proteins co-encoded in one Leptospira levettii genomic window:
- a CDS encoding lipoprotein signal peptidase: MKLPNTPFFSVFKPGYLAFVAFGLFLDLLTKYIIITKMYAHESIPVLGDFFRLSLTFNTGFVFGLFQDNALPSLFATGFAIVFLIFYRWQNSDLGNVWGWNFVMAGAFGNFLDKFFVKIPGSGFRFGFSPEKPGIEFIGVVDFLDFEWPDFLLFDRWPAFNVADSCVSIGIVILLFTMDWKELDKK, translated from the coding sequence TTTTTTTCTGTATTTAAACCTGGTTACTTGGCATTTGTGGCCTTTGGACTTTTTTTAGATTTACTCACTAAATATATCATTATTACAAAGATGTACGCACATGAAAGTATTCCTGTGTTAGGTGATTTTTTTAGACTTTCACTTACTTTTAATACAGGATTTGTGTTTGGATTATTCCAAGACAATGCATTACCTTCTTTATTCGCAACAGGATTTGCGATTGTTTTTTTAATCTTTTATCGATGGCAAAATTCTGATTTAGGAAATGTTTGGGGTTGGAACTTTGTTATGGCAGGTGCCTTTGGTAATTTTTTAGACAAATTTTTTGTCAAAATTCCAGGTTCGGGATTCCGATTTGGATTTAGCCCTGAAAAACCTGGGATCGAATTTATCGGAGTTGTAGACTTTTTGGACTTTGAATGGCCAGACTTTTTGCTCTTTGACAGATGGCCTGCGTTTAATGTAGCAGATTCTTGTGTTTCCATCGGAATCGTGATTTTATTGTTCACAATGGATTGGAAGGAATTGGATAAAAAATAA